agatagacgatacaaaggcagacaacAGAAAGAACAATTAGGACAGGTAAAAAAAAGACGGGACATTcatggctttctttcctcagtcaagttccagaagtcacgaccatttcgggcaattacacttgagatggtttgatctggttgcccccaaaaaagtctaagctaagagcattagacccctttgtaagaaagctagcgaatgtgtatggcaacaaagacaaaaaaaaactaacaaacaaagaaaacggagaacatggtataCAATtgcgaatacaaacaacaagaaataacaacaggcgtctttcgactgagaacgaatcaaattgacctggcatgtatgaagtgaaagcctaaaggcaggaacataggaaatggacataagaggtgttggcggtcggtagtcaggccaagaaagaaagatcatggctggccggacaacggtcacgtggaaggaggagagatgggtagggggcagcaggattgaaggattagaaaaatatcagaaacaaagagaaaggtacagaGGAGATAAATGAGTGGGAgatagtgggagttaaagaaaaagggccaagaaatgtgagagagggggagagagaaaaatgaaaggggGAATAAAAGATAGCAAAAGAgttgtacaaaatttagatacatacctactatAAGGTGAGTACAAGGTTGtatgtacgccgctatatatatatttatttatttatttatttatttatatatcaaaacgGAGCAAAAACGCAATGgaggacattaaaacatttgGACAGATAGAAGATACAAAGttggacaagagaaacaacaattaggacaggcaaaaaaagacgcaACATTcatggctttctttcctcagtcacaAACTTTCTGGCATTAAGGGTATTACGAAAGGCCTGTTAGAGGCATTATAGGTATAGGGGTGGCTGTGGTTGACCAattggatttgaattcagaatataaagaaccacaAAAAATGCTGATTaacaagaaactcaaaagagggtaGCAATGTTggactccctccttcaccaaaagtcaATCACATAAGAATAGCCATTGAAAAGGGGATTAcactggcagtgctccagcatggtcaatgTCTTTGGGCTGaaatattcaaaagaataaaagaatgcatgtatgtggaaatatgctgtgcgtcagaagactcggcaagccaagtgagacctaaatcgaaggcctcaggcagcccacttatacataccttccttcattggacactaaactccgcttgagaagacctgctgaggtaagtgaaatcgcaatcgaattaaattcgacgactggcacccatgccaacgtcgtctccttcattggaaacaaaattctgcttgcgaagacttattggggcaagcgaaagcgaaactgTCAATGGCCCCTGTAAAgatattcgagcgagatcgttgccagtgccaccaaactggctcctgtgcaggtggcacgtaaaatacaccattttgagcgtggccgttgccagtaccgcctgactggccttcgtgccggtggcacgtaaaagcaccaagctgtagaaactctgccagatcagattggagcctggtgtagccatctggtttcaccagtcctcagtcaaatagtccaacccatgctagcatggaaagcagacgttaaacgacgatgatgatatatatatatatatatggtgcttcAGAAAAAACTCCAAATGTTTTATACACTCATTGGTGTGGTGCCAATGAAGTTAGGCTGGTGTCTTCATTTAGCTAATGTTTTAGTTTTCTACCCAATTACTACCATAGTTTGAACCAATGCGTACTGTGTTAGCTGTTGAATGTTTACCAAGAATAGTGAATCTAAAGCTTTTTATTCAATCTCTCATAAACATGGCAGTTATACAGTAAGACCTACATTCAAATCAGTTTCTtcttcatgtgtacatatatatatatatataggagcaagGGAGATcagtacacacttatacacatggatattcattcaaagttcatttttttttccatgttagcatcaGTTGGAAGGGGACTTATTCTGAGGTAGGATTATATGGTTGGatatccttcctgtcaccaacctttttttttatccaacaTGTCTTCAAAAGAGCAAGCAACCACTGTTAATGCCTAAATTTATGGActtacatgcagatacacacacacatgcacccatgaaattatagtcatggctgttgctagtgtcatgtaaatggcactggTACcagaggcacataaaaagcacccattacactcttggagtggttggtgttaagaagagcatccagccgtaaaaaccaagccaaatcagactggaacctggtgcagctctccatctTACCAGTTTCATTTAAACCaactaacctatgccagcatgaaaagcagatgttaaatgacaatgataaatgGGCTTTCATACAATTTCACAGACATGCATGTGAGAAAAAGTATGAAAGAATGTACTGCCATGATAAATTTGACAATGAGCATTCAATTTTTTGATCCACTGAAAATGTTAAATTCACTTGTTAGCTGatagaaatattgataatttcTCAAAAGGTAAGTGTTCTTGGCAAATACTTTTGTACCAATATATTTCTTGAGGTATAACATACTGTATAATGTTTTTCTCTATATACAACAAACAGTATCATGCATTGATTCTCCTTTCACTAACACTTTTGTTTATTGTAGTTACTATCAGCAACTTGAGAAGACACCAGAAGATCATCGCAGGCCGCATAGTACCATCTACTGAAATATGTAACACATTATAAATAAAAAGCAGAAACACCTATGCTCAAatcagttcttttatttttccagcaATCCCTAAAATGTTAGGACCATTGATAAAATCTTTCACTTTGGTATTACATGCCACCCCCTCTTgagaaaaaatacaatttaaatgagGAGGTGAAACAGTAAATGAACGGACATATAAAATGGTAATGTTGGTAACCAGTTCACTGATATAGAGTGCATGAGTGATTGGATATTATGTTCTGTTGTCTCTTAGCCACGAGTATATTTACCCCAGATGTGTAGCATAAACACAGAAGCTATGAAGAGCAGGCTCATTACCAAGACAGGCACAGGACCTctgaaacacaaagaaacacagcaTCAGTAATTACAGGATGCCAGCATGTAATAGACTATTCCAACTATAAACACagtgttattaaacacacacacacattagcccTTATGATAGATTTTTCCATTGGATTTTACAATGAGCGTTCAGTTGTTCTATCAACTCAACTACTGATTTATTAAATTAACAAGAGGCAGAGtattctacatatgtgtatgccaTAATGTCCTTTTTAGTGTGGCAAAGGCCAGGCTGTTGGATTGCAAAACCAATCAACCTGAtgagctttcacacagtttccatctacaagacTTGGGTTGACTCCACGTTATGGCTAAAGGAACTTGTCTGAAATACTACATCATAGATCAAATCTAGGACCTTGtgattgtgaaatgaacttctaccatagccctggttgaccaaaaccttgtgagtagatttggtaggcaaaaagcaaaagaagccattcacacacacatgtgtgaatgATTGTTGCAATGTCAATGATTTTCCATATTCTGCAGAAACATAtctagccatggagaaatattaccttgcttcaaAACAAGCAAGGGCATCAGGCCATAGACAATCTGCCTCGATAACCTCTATCCAACCCacgcaagtatggaaaagtgaatattaaaatgatgatgatgttgtcaacATTGATTTTGTGTCcaatttttaccatgttgttatGAAATGGACAAGacacattgtagggtagatgaccttcctgtcacaaacccttGCTTGTGTTTGAAGTAATTTTTATTCTACTTTGGTCTTCACATCATTTTGatattagttatataatatataaaaacaggaTATTAGCAAAGAAGATGCTGGTTTATTATTGGTTGGAGTAAACttgtttctgtcaacaaaatgaTGTGGTTTCCAGTTTCAGATCACCTTTTCCAAATCAGTCAGAAAAAAGACCTGTGAAAGGTTATCATGTAGGCCTAGGTAATGTTTGTCATTTAGAACTAATCTAATGATAAAACTCCTTGACCACTAAAACATCTTTTGGTGAAACAAAATTACTTACACTTTAATTCCTGGAGAATCTTCAGTGTAAAACCGCCACAtcccagcaccaccacctccagctGTAGTTGCAGATCGTTTTGCTGTAGTTGTCGTCGTttttctgcaataataataataataatagcaataatttatattattaccaGGGACATAAAACCCCAAAATGGTACAACAGGATTTTACATTGAGTATGAATAGacataaagcaaaaataattaaGTAGAAAATATGTTGTTAGGTCCCATAAAAAAGAGACAGCCAACAAACTTATGTCATTCAGAGAACCTCTCCAATCCCAGGATATCCCAAGCAATCAAGAACAAGTGTCCTCTCAACTTACAATCTACATCTATTGTTTCTAcggttatttaaatatatactgaatCATGGCCACTATACCTCTCacagtttattttaaaaattaaacacaacaggtagaatattctTGTTAGAAATGTGATCACAAAATAAGGCAAAATATATCCTTTATGATCAATCATAGAATATTGTAAGAAGATCATTTTTGTTGAATTTATAAACCATGTCTCACTTGTAGCTTCcatttttggcatgatttctatggctggatgtcattCCTATTACCAGCCTTCAGTGAATTGAATGAAAGGTCATTGCTCTAGCAGCTAGGAGGCATCATCATTTTTGTGTCCCAGtgtgtccatgcttgcatggtcaAACATGTTTTCTCCAACACAGGAATCTAACGACTTGTGGTCTTTTACCATCTTCATGAGGTTTAGCTTCTGGCAATTAGTCTTACCACTTCCCATACCTTCTTCCACCTGAATTGTTCAGCATTTCTTTACTCAAACGTCATCTTCTGTAAACTTTACATGTACATATCAGTGCAATCTTCTCTTTTGCATcttgcatctaattcctcttacacCTAATTTTTCTGAACTACTTTGTTTTCCATTGTTCAACACGTTAACATTTCTTACCTAAGAGAGCATGTTCACCTCTTTCCTGTTCAGCCTGCGCACCACCTCCGCAATGTTCATGTTTGACTATCATACAACACATTCAATAATCTGCCCTTCACTCAGAGAAATAATCTCTTTGTTGCCAACAAAGATGATAGCTCTTCGTTACTCTGATTATGATGCCTCTGGGGCATCTACCCCCACCACTAAGCCACCTAGATATTTGTGGCTATCCATAATGGTTCAATTCCTTTCAATGCCTTCATATCCTTAAGTATGCTTTCAACCATGGAGCTGTCAGCATCAATAAATGATTTCTCTTTTGGACCTACTGGGGTAGTCGTCTTCCTCCCACATATTCTCTTAGAATAAGACAAATCAGATGGATGGAGGTACAAAACAACTTCCTTGAATATAGAATTTGTGACATACACTGCAATATATTGTGGTGATATAGGAGAAAAGTAAGGTTAGGACAGAGA
The genomic region above belongs to Octopus bimaculoides isolate UCB-OBI-ISO-001 chromosome 2, ASM119413v2, whole genome shotgun sequence and contains:
- the LOC106872596 gene encoding protein transport protein Sec61 subunit beta, whose protein sequence is MAVSTSSTNVGAGRGPSSKSVAPRTSGSSVRQRKTTTTTAKRSATTAGGGGAGMWRFYTEDSPGIKVGPVPVLVMSLLFIASVFMLHIWGKYTRG